The following proteins are encoded in a genomic region of Gossypium hirsutum isolate 1008001.06 chromosome D05, Gossypium_hirsutum_v2.1, whole genome shotgun sequence:
- the LOC107903566 gene encoding uncharacterized protein, with product MSLPGFFSICMLQSIVAITCGALMMFYTKEVTVLGHGHEIASKLQGSTPHDQLLIQTSESFSGLLLFTIGFVLFMVAFVKDGEFQSFFAKGCVLVHVSMAIWRVCFEGKLLGFGHEWLRQALGDIALALSWVFLLVCSWREKYD from the coding sequence ATGAGCTTACCAGGGTTCTTCAGTATCTGTATGCTCCAATCCATAGTCGCTATTACTTGTGGAGCTTTAATGATGTTTTACACTAAGGAAGTCACAGTTTTGGGTCACGGTCATGAAATAGCAAGCAAACTGCAAGGTTCAACGCCTCATGATCAACTCTTGATCCAAACCTCAGAATCCTTTTCTGGGTTGCTTTTGTTCACTATTGGTTTTGTGTTGTTCATGGTGGCATTCGTTAAAGATGGAGAGTTCCAAAGCTTCTTTGCTAAAGGGTGTGTGTTGGTTCATGTTTCTATGGCTATTTGGAGAGTTTGTTTTGAAGGAAAACTTCTGGGTTTTGGTCATGAATGGCTTAGACAAGCTCTTGGGGATATTGCTTTGGCACTTTCTTGGGTTTTCCTTCTGGTGTGTTCATGGAGGGAAAAATATGATTAG
- the LOC107903565 gene encoding cytochrome c oxidase copper chaperone 1 translates to MDELPTQSTSALASPRLQLNRGSTTATSGPESKPKKKICCACPETKKLRDECIVEHGEEACAKWIEAHRICLRAEGFNV, encoded by the coding sequence ATGGATGAGTTGCCAACACAAAGCACATCTGCCTTGGCCTCACCTCGCTTACAGCTAAACCGGGGATCAACAACGGCAACATCTGGTCCAGAATCAAAGCCAAAGAAGAAAATTTGCTGTGCTTGCCCCGAGACAAAGAAGCTGAGAGATGAATGCATTGTGGAGCATGGTGAAGAAGCTTGTGCAAAATGGATAGAGGCTCATCGTATATGCCTTCGTGCAGAGGGCTTCAATGTTTGA